One Yoonia sp. BS5-3 genomic window carries:
- a CDS encoding reductive dehalogenase: protein MRKFRSYRSRPMHLGPFPLEKLARQGAVDLSALPPFRPLVFRRPDGPLSIVNAMQDYQAMLDATRDGLVKREQAEIPEDLQERANHLKAFGYYCDAGMVGICAIPEKAWLPEPVRNPDVDRLAEKLHKMQPNSLAAGIDVIMAGLRDSMAAPPTDCQHHTHAVVFLYDHPRPPRPDEPGTDWIKDALPQRSCLRGMETAVTLANYIRLLGFEARAHSMAASDVHLGALAAQAGLVALEDGHLTNPFTGDRFGLAAITTNLPMATDLPLAPGQAAPLSYRSGLGTHAHSARTRDPFAGRDFAQGPYPFETLRRVDTPTTYIDRPNVARVPKRANMFARALFGDLGAQVQQATKNGNYVRKSATAFAFRPSLGAFTLLQDGDPVGPPQDFSAASNAANIKGALYFLGVDAVGLSDCPDWAYYSHDAAGAPITPYHTNAISMIIDQGHETMEGASGDDWIACAQSMRAYLRFSLLGGVLAQHLRNLGYTARVHSVMDDEVLHPPLLLLSGLGEVSRIGEVILNPFLGPRLKSGIVTTNMPMRHDKPIDFGLQKFCDACNKCARECPSGAITAGPKLMFNGYEIWKSDSQKCTSYRVAQKNGAMCGRCMKTCPWNLEGLFAEAPFRKLAMTVPKAAKTLAKLDDFLGNGAINPVKKWWWDLEMEDDGAYRPSPHPVNKRRLQKGLDLRHADQTLAVYPAPLAPPPHPWPAPMDREAGITAYQAMIPAKEHRKRRAKGLPPEHIYQADAGDTPVIQVVISKVTKMTEAVTKYEFSRTDGDDLPRATAGAHIDVVVAPEFFRQYSLSGDPSDRSRYQIAVQREDKGRGGSQLLHRIFTEGRRVFISPPINHFPLEETARMTYLMGGGIGVTPMIAMGHRLHIIGADFALHYSVKTRADAGFLDDLAQFPWASKVKLHVSAEGARADLDEVLQYQPGAHVYACGPANYMSAVMDAAATKGFPEEARHLEYFAAPAQPEYENHPFQLQLKDGRKVPVAADQSASSALIAAGVPVNIKCADGLCGVCKCGVISGEIEHRDFVLSKAQRTKSMILCQSRAAQEDATITLDL, encoded by the coding sequence ATGCGCAAGTTTCGTTCCTACCGATCCCGCCCCATGCATCTTGGCCCGTTTCCACTGGAAAAGCTGGCCCGCCAAGGGGCGGTTGATCTATCCGCCCTGCCGCCCTTTCGCCCGTTGGTTTTTCGTCGCCCTGATGGTCCGCTCAGCATTGTGAACGCAATGCAGGACTATCAAGCGATGTTAGATGCGACCCGCGATGGTCTGGTCAAGCGCGAACAGGCCGAAATCCCTGAGGATCTGCAAGAGCGTGCCAATCACCTCAAAGCGTTTGGCTATTATTGTGACGCAGGCATGGTGGGGATTTGTGCCATCCCCGAAAAAGCTTGGTTGCCGGAGCCTGTCCGCAATCCCGATGTAGACCGCCTGGCCGAGAAGCTACACAAGATGCAGCCCAATTCCTTGGCCGCCGGGATTGATGTGATCATGGCCGGACTGCGTGACAGCATGGCTGCGCCGCCGACCGATTGTCAGCACCATACCCATGCCGTTGTTTTCCTGTACGATCACCCCCGTCCGCCCCGCCCAGATGAGCCCGGTACGGATTGGATCAAGGATGCATTGCCACAACGCAGCTGTCTGCGCGGCATGGAAACGGCCGTCACTTTGGCCAATTACATTCGTCTTTTAGGGTTTGAGGCCCGCGCCCATTCCATGGCTGCATCTGACGTGCATCTTGGCGCACTCGCCGCGCAAGCAGGTCTTGTTGCATTGGAAGATGGCCACCTGACAAACCCGTTTACCGGGGATCGTTTTGGTCTGGCCGCCATTACGACCAACCTGCCCATGGCGACGGATCTGCCCCTTGCCCCCGGGCAGGCCGCCCCGCTGAGTTACCGCAGCGGCCTTGGCACACATGCCCATTCGGCCCGCACCCGCGATCCGTTTGCCGGTCGCGACTTCGCGCAGGGCCCTTATCCGTTCGAAACCTTGCGCCGCGTTGATACGCCGACCACCTATATCGACCGCCCCAATGTCGCCCGTGTTCCCAAAAGGGCGAACATGTTCGCCCGCGCCCTGTTTGGCGATCTGGGCGCACAGGTGCAGCAGGCCACAAAAAACGGCAATTACGTGCGCAAATCAGCGACTGCCTTTGCGTTTCGTCCCTCGCTGGGGGCCTTTACCTTGTTGCAAGATGGCGATCCGGTGGGGCCACCCCAGGACTTCAGTGCCGCGAGCAATGCTGCGAACATCAAGGGTGCCCTCTACTTTCTGGGTGTCGATGCGGTGGGGCTGTCAGACTGTCCCGACTGGGCCTATTACAGCCATGATGCAGCCGGCGCGCCGATTACGCCGTACCATACGAACGCCATTTCCATGATCATCGATCAGGGCCACGAAACCATGGAGGGCGCCTCGGGCGATGATTGGATCGCCTGTGCCCAATCCATGCGCGCCTATTTGCGCTTTTCGCTTTTGGGCGGTGTACTGGCGCAGCACCTGCGCAACCTTGGCTACACGGCCCGCGTCCATTCGGTGATGGATGATGAGGTGCTGCATCCCCCGCTATTGCTCTTGTCCGGGCTGGGTGAGGTCAGCCGCATTGGTGAGGTCATTCTCAACCCGTTCCTGGGCCCTCGGCTGAAATCGGGTATTGTGACGACAAACATGCCGATGCGCCATGACAAGCCTATTGATTTCGGTCTGCAGAAGTTCTGCGATGCCTGCAACAAATGCGCCCGCGAATGTCCATCAGGCGCGATTACAGCCGGGCCGAAGCTGATGTTCAACGGCTATGAGATTTGGAAATCGGACAGTCAGAAATGCACATCCTATCGCGTGGCCCAAAAGAATGGTGCCATGTGCGGGCGCTGCATGAAAACCTGTCCTTGGAACCTTGAAGGCTTGTTTGCCGAAGCCCCGTTTCGCAAGCTGGCCATGACGGTGCCCAAGGCCGCCAAGACCCTTGCGAAATTGGATGATTTTTTGGGGAACGGCGCTATCAACCCGGTGAAAAAATGGTGGTGGGATCTTGAGATGGAGGATGATGGCGCCTACCGCCCGTCGCCCCATCCGGTCAATAAGCGCAGGCTGCAGAAGGGGCTTGATCTGCGCCATGCCGATCAAACGCTTGCCGTCTATCCAGCCCCTCTGGCCCCGCCGCCCCATCCCTGGCCTGCACCGATGGACCGCGAGGCAGGTATCACCGCCTATCAGGCCATGATCCCCGCCAAGGAACATCGCAAAAGGCGGGCCAAAGGACTGCCGCCCGAACACATCTACCAAGCTGACGCCGGTGATACCCCTGTTATCCAAGTTGTCATCAGCAAGGTAACAAAGATGACTGAAGCGGTGACAAAATATGAATTTTCCAGGACTGATGGCGATGACTTACCCCGGGCAACCGCAGGCGCGCATATCGATGTTGTCGTGGCGCCAGAGTTCTTTCGCCAATATTCCCTGTCAGGTGATCCATCGGATCGGTCCCGCTATCAGATCGCCGTACAGCGCGAGGATAAGGGACGCGGCGGATCGCAGCTTTTACATCGCATCTTTACGGAAGGGCGGCGTGTATTTATCTCGCCCCCCATCAATCATTTTCCCTTAGAGGAAACTGCCCGCATGACCTATTTGATGGGCGGTGGCATTGGCGTGACGCCCATGATTGCGATGGGCCATCGCCTGCACATAATCGGTGCTGATTTCGCGTTACATTACAGCGTCAAAACCCGCGCCGATGCGGGTTTTCTTGATGACCTGGCACAGTTTCCTTGGGCGTCAAAGGTCAAGTTACATGTCAGTGCAGAGGGCGCGCGCGCGGATTTAGACGAGGTGCTGCAATACCAGCCCGGTGCACATGTCTATGCTTGCGGCCCTGCAAATTACATGTCTGCCGTGATGGATGCTGCTGCGACAAAGGGCTTTCCTGAAGAGGCCCGGCATCTGGAATATTTCGCCGCCCCCGCACAGCCGGAATATGAAAACCACCCGTTTCAATTGCAGTTAAAGGATGGCCGCAAGGTGCCTGTGGCCGCGGACCAATCGGCATCATCTGCGCTTATCGCCGCTGGTGTCCCGGTGAATATCAAATGTGCTGACGGCCTTTGCGGCGTCTGTAAATGCGGTGTGATCAGCGGCGAGATCGAGCATCGCGATTTTGTTCTGTCAAAGGCTCAGCGCACCAAAAGCATGATCCTTTGCCAAAGCCGCGCAGCACAAGAGGACGCGACGATCACCCTGGATTTGTAG
- a CDS encoding DUF3572 domain-containing protein has translation MEREQAQIIALKALAWLVGNEELCPIFLGSSGGSADDLRGRAGDPVFQASVLEFITMDDNWVMAFCDANDLKYDQPMRARYALPESENVHWT, from the coding sequence ATGGAACGTGAACAGGCACAGATCATCGCATTAAAAGCCCTGGCTTGGCTGGTCGGAAATGAAGAGCTTTGCCCAATATTCCTTGGGTCTTCAGGCGGTTCGGCCGATGACTTGCGGGGCCGGGCAGGGGACCCGGTTTTTCAGGCTTCGGTGCTTGAATTCATCACAATGGATGACAATTGGGTCATGGCATTCTGCGATGCAAATGACCTGAAATACGATCAACCCATGCGTGCCAGATATGCGTTGCCAGAATCGGAAAACGTGCACTGGACGTAA
- a CDS encoding diguanylate cyclase has product MSGRILIIDTVPTNRIVLKVKMVTAQFSVDACSTQLEAQAIIATRRPDLILINLSDPVEDHHDFCTALRADPETASIAIIAVGVADTAKARFAALDAGADDVLPRPMSDTLLLARIRSLLRVRSANEELLLRDSTSRALGFDEASARFETAAHVALLSADEAPNAHFLKTLTDGLRQPIRTLEPCRVLKRTEVTPVPDLFVIDATHVTGPDSKFFGLVSDLRCRAESRLATQLVIVPDNTPEVAAMFLDLGADDVTSASISASEMTLRAKALIQRKQRHDRLRDTVRDGLHAAITDPLTGLYNRRYMEPHLARMAEQASTDGLELAVMMLDIDHFKTVNDTYGHAAGDRVLVQMADRLRENLRAIDLVARVGGEEFMVAMPRTSAVQARRAANRLRRMVNCRPFDLGEIHPKLRITVSVGVAVGGPDGMEQIKLGQMCDEADAALYAAKSAGRDQVAMSQSAA; this is encoded by the coding sequence ATGTCCGGTCGCATCCTGATCATCGATACCGTTCCAACCAACCGCATTGTCCTGAAGGTCAAGATGGTGACGGCCCAATTTAGTGTTGATGCCTGCTCTACCCAGTTAGAGGCCCAAGCGATCATCGCAACCCGCCGCCCGGATCTGATTTTGATCAATCTGTCAGATCCGGTCGAAGATCATCATGATTTTTGCACCGCTTTGCGTGCGGACCCCGAAACAGCCTCAATCGCGATTATCGCCGTCGGGGTCGCCGACACGGCCAAAGCCCGGTTTGCCGCCCTTGATGCTGGCGCCGACGATGTGCTGCCCCGCCCGATGAGTGATACCTTGCTTCTGGCCCGTATCCGCAGCCTTCTGCGTGTACGTAGCGCCAATGAAGAACTGCTTTTGCGCGACAGCACCAGCCGCGCCTTGGGCTTTGACGAAGCAAGCGCCCGCTTTGAAACGGCCGCGCATGTGGCGTTGTTGTCCGCCGACGAAGCCCCGAATGCCCATTTCCTGAAAACCCTGACCGACGGGTTGCGCCAGCCTATTCGCACATTAGAGCCATGCCGCGTTCTGAAACGGACAGAGGTCACGCCAGTGCCAGATCTTTTTGTGATCGACGCGACCCATGTCACAGGTCCCGATAGCAAGTTTTTCGGCCTTGTTTCAGATTTGCGCTGCCGCGCGGAGTCCCGTCTTGCCACCCAATTGGTGATCGTGCCGGATAATACGCCAGAAGTCGCCGCAATGTTTCTTGATCTTGGCGCCGATGATGTCACCAGCGCCAGTATTTCCGCCAGTGAAATGACCTTGCGTGCCAAGGCGCTGATTCAACGCAAGCAGCGCCATGATCGCCTGCGTGACACAGTCCGCGATGGTCTGCATGCCGCGATCACCGACCCGCTGACCGGCCTTTACAATCGCCGCTACATGGAGCCGCATTTGGCCCGGATGGCCGAGCAGGCCAGCACGGACGGCTTGGAGCTTGCTGTTATGATGCTGGATATTGATCACTTCAAGACCGTGAATGACACCTATGGCCATGCTGCTGGCGACCGTGTGTTGGTCCAAATGGCAGACCGTTTGCGCGAAAACCTGCGGGCGATCGATCTGGTCGCCCGGGTCGGCGGCGAAGAGTTTATGGTCGCCATGCCCCGCACCAGTGCCGTGCAGGCCCGCCGTGCGGCCAACCGGTTGCGCCGCATGGTCAATTGCCGCCCCTTTGATCTGGGCGAGATCCATCCGAAACTGCGTATTACGGTGTCCGTTGGGGTGGCTGTTGGCGGCCCTGACGGGATGGAGCAGATCAAACTGGGCCAGATGTGCGACGAAGCTGATGCCGCACTATATGCCGCCAAATCTGCTGGCCGCGACCAAGTCGCAATGAGCCAATCAGCCGCCTGA
- a CDS encoding periplasmic heavy metal sensor, which yields MADLPNKTTGASRLMRIVLVISLALNLAVAGLFVGSMASGRLSDGPAPNFDIGLGPIGRALDNDERREVRRSLLSDGSMRRLNLRGRLEQMITAIEADPYDPDVMTDLLADQLDKTTQLQRNVQNGLLQIIADMTPERRAAFAAELREDMSRNRPPPPQRDHGSGG from the coding sequence ATGGCTGATCTTCCAAACAAAACAACCGGCGCATCACGGTTGATGCGTATCGTTTTGGTCATTTCGCTGGCACTGAACCTGGCGGTTGCCGGGCTTTTTGTCGGATCAATGGCATCGGGGCGGTTGTCAGACGGGCCTGCGCCAAATTTTGATATCGGGCTCGGGCCGATCGGGCGGGCGCTTGATAATGATGAAAGACGTGAGGTGCGGCGCAGCCTTCTGAGCGACGGGTCCATGCGGCGGCTGAATTTGCGCGGGCGGCTGGAACAGATGATCACGGCGATTGAAGCGGACCCTTATGACCCAGATGTCATGACAGATTTGCTGGCCGATCAGCTGGACAAAACCACGCAATTACAACGAAATGTGCAGAACGGCCTGTTGCAAATCATTGCCGATATGACGCCAGAGCGGCGGGCGGCATTCGCAGCAGAACTACGCGAAGACATGTCCCGCAACCGTCCGCCACCGCCACAGCGCGATCACGGCTCAGGCGGCTGA
- a CDS encoding RNA polymerase sigma factor, with protein MNTTSESFAGASDAALLVAFANGDPDAARNLTARLLPRVLAQATRMLGNAGEADDVAQDAMMRLWKIAPDWRQGEAQVSTWLYRVVANLCTDRLRKRRGGVSLDQVAEPEDSAPSVADQIQAQTRLQALSNALAELPERQAQAVSLRHLEGLSNPEIAQIMDISVRSVESLTARGKRALADILAGRKAELGYDDD; from the coding sequence ATGAATACGACGTCAGAGTCCTTTGCCGGTGCATCGGACGCCGCCTTACTGGTGGCGTTTGCCAACGGCGATCCGGATGCGGCGCGCAATTTGACCGCGCGGCTGCTGCCTCGGGTCTTGGCGCAAGCCACCCGGATGCTCGGCAATGCGGGCGAAGCCGACGATGTGGCGCAAGACGCCATGATGCGGCTTTGGAAAATAGCGCCGGACTGGCGGCAGGGCGAAGCACAGGTCAGTACCTGGCTTTACCGCGTTGTGGCGAACCTTTGCACGGATCGCCTGCGCAAACGGCGCGGCGGGGTGTCGCTTGATCAAGTGGCCGAACCTGAGGACAGCGCGCCAAGCGTGGCTGATCAAATTCAGGCGCAGACGCGGCTTCAAGCCTTGTCAAATGCGCTGGCTGAACTGCCAGAACGGCAGGCGCAGGCGGTATCGCTCCGCCATCTTGAAGGGCTTTCAAACCCTGAAATCGCGCAAATCATGGACATTAGCGTGCGGTCCGTGGAAAGTCTGACAGCACGCGGGAAACGGGCTCTTGCTGATATATTGGCAGGGCGAAAGGCAGAACTGGGGTATGATGATGACTGA
- a CDS encoding calcium-binding protein — protein sequence MKTKILTAALMAGLVMTAAAAQEGRKRPDFSAMDTDGDGSITLAEIEARSADRFTQTDTDGDGAFSAEELIAAAEGRNAERATRMLERFDENEDGLLQQAELPQRDGDRAARMFERVDADGDGMITQAEFDAAQETMGNRERRTDRG from the coding sequence ATGAAGACGAAGATTTTGACAGCTGCCCTGATGGCAGGCTTGGTAATGACAGCAGCAGCGGCCCAAGAAGGGCGCAAGCGGCCGGATTTCAGTGCCATGGATACCGATGGCGATGGCAGCATTACCCTGGCCGAAATTGAGGCGCGCAGCGCTGATCGGTTTACCCAGACCGACACCGATGGTGACGGGGCATTTTCCGCAGAAGAACTGATCGCAGCGGCAGAAGGCCGCAATGCAGAACGTGCGACGCGAATGCTAGAACGGTTTGACGAAAACGAAGACGGCCTGCTGCAACAAGCCGAATTGCCACAGCGCGACGGTGATCGTGCGGCGCGGATGTTCGAACGTGTCGATGCCGACGGCGATGGGATGATTACGCAGGCAGAGTTTGACGCGGCGCAAGAAACAATGGGCAACCGTGAACGGCGTACTGATCGGGGCTAA
- a CDS encoding DUF983 domain-containing protein, translating to MSDLTAQMPDRPARPAMINGLKCRCPKCGEAPLYSGFLKVTHTCPNCHEELHHHRADDGPAYLTILIVAHIVGFAMHIMWVAIRPDPLMMALVITFGAVGLSLLMLPRVKGLIVAIQWARRMHGFGHTAHQ from the coding sequence ATGTCTGACCTAACCGCCCAAATGCCGGATCGGCCCGCCCGTCCTGCAATGATCAATGGCCTCAAGTGTCGCTGCCCGAAATGCGGTGAGGCCCCGCTATACAGCGGCTTTCTGAAGGTCACGCATACCTGCCCGAATTGTCACGAAGAGCTGCATCATCATCGCGCAGATGATGGCCCCGCTTATCTGACCATTCTGATCGTGGCCCATATTGTCGGCTTTGCAATGCATATCATGTGGGTGGCGATCCGGCCGGACCCGCTGATGATGGCCCTGGTGATCACTTTTGGCGCAGTGGGGCTGTCGCTATTGATGCTTCCACGCGTCAAAGGTTTGATCGTCGCTATTCAATGGGCACGCCGAATGCATGGCTTTGGCCATACGGCGCACCAATAG
- a CDS encoding DNA mismatch repair protein MutT produces METAPPIRDAATVIVLRNAQTKPSVLMGQRGASAAFMPGKFVFPGGAVDQNDHHVPLTPLSGTDETRLAEESALPPAAIVAAGIRELWEETGQILGAAANWPDAPQGWRGFAATGHQPNGTACRFVFRAVTPQGRPRRFDARFLLADAADLVTDPDDFSRAENELDHLQWVRLDDARSFDLPFITQVVLAELITNLDRNCPPTAIPFFRNDDEAHLISRLGGKAIL; encoded by the coding sequence ATGGAGACCGCCCCCCCAATTCGTGACGCCGCAACTGTAATCGTACTGCGCAACGCGCAGACCAAGCCCTCTGTTCTGATGGGGCAACGCGGTGCCTCTGCCGCATTCATGCCGGGCAAATTCGTTTTTCCCGGTGGCGCCGTTGATCAAAACGATCATCATGTGCCGCTGACCCCGCTTTCTGGCACGGACGAAACCCGGCTTGCCGAAGAAAGCGCGTTACCGCCTGCCGCCATCGTCGCCGCAGGCATCCGCGAGTTGTGGGAAGAAACCGGGCAAATCCTAGGAGCGGCTGCAAATTGGCCCGACGCCCCGCAGGGCTGGCGCGGTTTTGCGGCGACCGGCCATCAACCTAATGGCACCGCGTGCCGTTTTGTTTTTCGCGCCGTCACCCCCCAAGGCCGCCCGCGCCGTTTTGATGCCCGTTTTCTTTTGGCCGATGCTGCCGATCTTGTGACCGACCCGGATGATTTTTCCCGGGCCGAAAATGAGCTGGACCATCTGCAATGGGTCCGGCTTGATGACGCGCGCAGCTTTGATCTGCCTTTTATTACCCAGGTTGTACTGGCCGAACTGATCACCAATCTTGACCGCAATTGCCCCCCTACCGCCATTCCGTTTTTTCGCAATGATGATGAGGCCCACCTGATCAGCCGTCTTGGCGGCAAGGCCATCCTTTAA
- a CDS encoding DMT family transporter has protein sequence MEPWILITLAAAGAQTLRFMLQKQLKSMALSTAGATFARFIYSSPLVAVIATCYALYSGQGAPQIPAQFWPYVLIGGTSQILATMCVVSLFAHRNFAVGITFKKTEVLLSALFGFVILGDMFTFWAIFAMCVGLAGVLLLSDPPGGTGPWHQRIFNRATALGIGAGILFGISGNGYRGASLSLGDGDVFYRAIITLACVTAFQTIGMALWLAWRERGQITSVLRSWRVAGLVGLTSMIGSIFWFTAFTMQNAAYVNAVGQVELLFSLIIGAFVFGERVSAREWQGLGLLTGSIVLLVLVT, from the coding sequence ATGGAACCCTGGATACTGATCACACTTGCGGCAGCGGGCGCGCAAACACTGCGTTTTATGTTGCAAAAACAGTTGAAATCCATGGCGCTGTCGACGGCGGGGGCGACCTTTGCACGGTTCATCTATTCCTCGCCTTTGGTGGCGGTGATCGCAACCTGCTATGCGCTTTATAGCGGGCAGGGTGCGCCGCAAATCCCCGCGCAGTTCTGGCCATATGTCCTGATCGGTGGGACCTCACAGATTTTGGCGACGATGTGTGTTGTTTCGCTGTTCGCGCATCGCAATTTTGCGGTTGGGATCACATTCAAAAAGACCGAAGTCCTGCTGAGCGCTTTGTTCGGCTTTGTCATCTTGGGGGATATGTTCACCTTCTGGGCTATCTTCGCAATGTGCGTCGGGCTGGCAGGGGTTCTGCTGCTGTCTGATCCTCCGGGGGGAACCGGGCCATGGCATCAGCGGATCTTCAACCGGGCCACAGCGCTGGGCATTGGGGCGGGTATTCTGTTTGGGATTTCCGGCAATGGCTATCGGGGGGCATCCTTGTCCTTGGGTGACGGTGATGTGTTTTACCGGGCGATCATCACGCTGGCCTGCGTGACAGCATTTCAGACTATTGGCATGGCATTATGGCTGGCTTGGCGGGAACGGGGGCAGATTACCTCTGTCCTGCGGTCTTGGCGGGTCGCAGGACTGGTGGGACTAACCAGCATGATCGGATCGATCTTCTGGTTCACGGCTTTCACCATGCAAAACGCAGCTTATGTGAATGCAGTTGGGCAGGTAGAGCTGCTGTTTTCGCTAATCATCGGTGCATTTGTCTTTGGGGAAAGGGTCAGCGCGCGCGAATGGCAGGGGTTGGGCCTGTTGACGGGTAGCATTGTCCTGCTGGTACTGGTGACCTGA
- a CDS encoding fatty acid desaturase has translation MDQKKITPRAIVEWPTFILITTCYGLWGAAMWWLPTTLAIPCLGVLIAFHASLQHEAIHGHPFRWQGLNDALVAAPLALFIPYLRFKATHLAHHSDIRLTDPFDDPESNFLDPAEWQGLPRALRKILLFNNTLLGRLVLGPVIGVIGFMRMEWQQRTPTIARGWLWHIPGVLAVLFVIQAASFPMWAYLIAVYLGLALLKLRTFLEHQAHQCAGGRSVIIEDRGFFAFLFLNNNLHVVHHMHPKVPWYALPDLYLARKDYYQRRNGGYLYRSYGAIMRQYFWKAKDPVAHPLWRR, from the coding sequence ATGGATCAGAAAAAAATCACGCCAAGGGCCATCGTTGAATGGCCAACATTCATCCTTATTACAACCTGCTACGGGCTTTGGGGCGCCGCCATGTGGTGGCTGCCAACAACACTCGCGATCCCGTGCCTTGGGGTGCTGATCGCCTTTCATGCGTCATTGCAACATGAGGCGATCCACGGTCATCCCTTTCGCTGGCAAGGGCTCAATGATGCGTTGGTTGCCGCGCCCCTGGCGCTTTTCATTCCCTATTTGCGGTTCAAAGCGACCCATTTGGCGCATCACAGTGATATCCGCCTGACAGACCCTTTTGACGACCCAGAGTCCAACTTTCTGGACCCCGCAGAATGGCAAGGCCTGCCCCGGGCCCTGCGCAAAATACTATTGTTCAATAACACGCTTTTGGGCCGGTTAGTGCTGGGGCCGGTGATTGGCGTCATCGGATTTATGCGCATGGAATGGCAACAGCGGACGCCCACCATTGCGCGTGGATGGCTTTGGCATATTCCAGGCGTTCTTGCGGTGCTTTTTGTCATTCAGGCCGCATCTTTTCCAATGTGGGCCTATCTGATTGCGGTTTATTTGGGATTGGCCCTGCTGAAACTACGCACGTTTCTGGAACATCAGGCGCACCAATGCGCTGGCGGGCGGAGCGTCATTATCGAAGATCGCGGTTTCTTCGCTTTCTTGTTTCTGAACAATAACCTGCACGTGGTCCATCATATGCATCCCAAGGTGCCCTGGTACGCGCTGCCTGATCTATATCTTGCGCGGAAGGACTACTATCAACGGCGCAATGGCGGTTATCTGTATCGGTCTTACGGGGCAATCATGCGGCAGTATTTCTGGAAGGCCAAAGACCCGGTCGCGCATCCGCTCTGGCGCAGATAG
- a CDS encoding helix-turn-helix transcriptional regulator produces the protein MVIKINKLDRAALFRDRLSAAMAKTGISQTALARDAGVDRSTLSQLLKDTGARLPNAQLVAEVAAVLGVSADWLLGLSDRPEQAADLVATAISMTEASRTMVDDKIFAWHQEAAGYKIRHVPSGLPDMLKTPDMLRWEYAPSLGKTIDQAIGASTDRLNWMRGAQSDYEIAIPLAELDAFSRAEGNYTGLPAPTRLAQLHQFRDLHQQLYPSLRLHLFDQRQLYSAPVTVFGPLLAAIYIGQNYLVFRDTERVMAITRHFDQLVRAAKIGQRDMATYFDDLIALVD, from the coding sequence ATGGTGATAAAAATAAACAAACTGGATCGCGCTGCGTTGTTTCGTGACAGGCTATCAGCCGCGATGGCCAAAACCGGTATCTCGCAGACTGCGCTTGCACGCGATGCAGGGGTCGACCGTTCGACACTCTCACAGCTTCTCAAAGACACGGGCGCACGCCTTCCAAATGCGCAATTGGTGGCAGAGGTTGCTGCTGTGCTTGGCGTTAGTGCCGACTGGCTGTTGGGGCTTTCAGATCGCCCTGAGCAGGCTGCCGATCTTGTCGCGACGGCCATTTCAATGACCGAAGCCTCACGTACCATGGTTGATGACAAGATCTTTGCCTGGCATCAGGAAGCCGCTGGCTACAAGATACGACATGTGCCCTCTGGCTTGCCGGATATGTTGAAAACGCCGGATATGCTGCGCTGGGAATATGCGCCGTCTCTTGGAAAAACGATTGATCAAGCCATTGGGGCCAGCACCGATAGGCTGAACTGGATGCGCGGCGCCCAGTCGGATTATGAGATCGCGATCCCTTTGGCCGAACTTGACGCATTTTCCCGGGCCGAGGGCAATTACACCGGTCTACCCGCCCCCACCCGCCTTGCGCAGTTGCATCAGTTCCGCGATCTGCATCAGCAGCTGTACCCGTCGCTGCGGCTTCATCTTTTTGATCAACGCCAGCTTTATTCTGCCCCGGTCACCGTTTTCGGCCCGCTGCTTGCTGCGATCTATATTGGGCAAAACTATCTGGTTTTTCGCGACACCGAGCGGGTGATGGCAATCACCCGGCATTTTGATCAACTGGTAAGGGCCGCCAAGATCGGCCAACGGGATATGGCCACCTATTTTGATGATCTTATCGCATTGGTGGATTAA
- a CDS encoding lipocalin family protein: protein MRAVFVALLLLAGCGTFEVYRDTETPIASKALFEPERYVGVWYEVARFPVPFEAGCVGVTAEYQLREDGLLSVLNICRDADGAEKSRITGTAEIVGPGRLKVRFASVPFVAADYWVLWTDEDYNTAVVGTPNGRSGWILNRAPTIRRDRLDAARDVLEFNGYDLSRLEEVSQ from the coding sequence ATGAGAGCTGTTTTCGTCGCTTTGCTGCTGCTCGCCGGTTGCGGGACCTTTGAAGTCTACCGCGACACTGAAACGCCGATCGCGTCCAAAGCACTTTTCGAACCCGAACGCTATGTCGGCGTTTGGTATGAGGTCGCCCGTTTTCCTGTCCCGTTTGAGGCGGGCTGCGTGGGCGTTACAGCCGAATATCAACTGCGCGAGGACGGGCTGTTATCGGTTCTGAATATCTGCCGCGACGCGGATGGGGCAGAAAAATCGCGCATCACGGGCACGGCTGAAATTGTCGGCCCGGGGCGCCTGAAGGTGCGTTTTGCCTCGGTCCCCTTTGTGGCTGCGGATTATTGGGTCTTGTGGACCGATGAAGATTATAACACAGCCGTTGTGGGCACGCCGAATGGGCGGTCTGGCTGGATATTGAACCGGGCCCCGACAATCCGGCGGGATCGTCTGGACGCAGCCCGGGATGTTTTGGAATTCAACGGCTACGATCTGAGCCGCTTAGAGGAGGTTTCCCAATGA